A genomic region of Drosophila kikkawai strain 14028-0561.14 chromosome X, DkikHiC1v2, whole genome shotgun sequence contains the following coding sequences:
- the C3G gene encoding guanine nucleotide-releasing factor 2 isoform X5: MNILQKIDGSISSPSTPGTCSVGGGGCSSSSNNSINSGGYSTACTPPPAAHHQQQQQHHNHQQQQQHPPPSTPGSRGGAGGVPPPAPLNLSGSGQSGSSGHKNSLKGTKLARRARSFKDDLIEKISLMRTTNNTLGRSHSPHSPRTKHGAKPPPTTEEVQRSTQTLETHVKDISNALKHFRDVILKKKLEVLPGNGTVILETIASMYSVIQTYTLNENSAIMTSATQQVYQSLGKLIKLCDEVMLSEESGECASLSNENVREVIDLLEDAVRNLVTLAQGKLKEDQCAFRYSGSGLGSIGAAAEIMGAVTASSGVGGGPGTGIGLGMASMRVSAAESAAVAQRTSLPDIGLTPKERDSLEQCNVNPMRGSHSTESILRDSSPPPKPPLPNRASNPPPLPPKRRSQPGAPGTGGGGGGGVGSSSTSTSTSNQASPQPYAQSHNISLNSDLDCSSNISLLNYGVDRLSVRSRSPDENSQCSFDSALNHSREEEDQLQLQRQETLESKLISHSEYNRHETPTTTTTTTTPTPVVVTPNESLTKTETTEATEAITSNANAGGAGAGAVTAAAAAAAPTGGGGVTGGGEANTELRKAAAALTSNRHSNESGFVSMKSFRTSTQSVSKRSSDYSKSSSSNSEIAFSISESTAATATLGEYQQISQSVSHSSRSCTTTTTTTTTGYASSGDLEQILDSDLAPALPPKSNQRGSLAAAAVVTDELDEGQSSSSGWASHRSSQSEVAELRQLSPQQQQQHLHHAQQLQQWQSKHHSLIEGPRLQMAGSGSCSAFDQRHLEEPPPLPMKKKHILAYMEICSASTRSIEQHRHTMHAYNLSRNISHSQTMNIMPMSKELSPELETPPALPPKNYKQRKANSLAAGGGSSSSASSKPIILTTMTPPPSPKPIIVTTTTPPPTPPASPKPGAAAVGAGAAATGSSSAENGSTGRPDSRMATVCEELSGEESLPEGMPWSPALDGYGYYCHSHQLPNEVDNVGQMPMNTPQLLDEQVVEEATSEVVAGNEASKQQQQQEAEADPEAVAAAEHEEMLINMLEEVNITRYLILKKKDEDGPEVKGGYIDALIVHASRVQKVADNAFSEAFITTFRTFIQPIDVIEKLTHRYTYFFCQVQDNKQKAAKETFSLLVRVVNDLTSTDLTSQLLSLLVEFVYQLVCSGQLYLAKLLRNKFVEKVTLYKEPRLHGGGGGGGGLELELGGGGSSAGVSGGGGSSSGLLDLKSLEIAEQMTLLDAELFQRIEIPEVLLFAKDQCEEKSPNLNKFTEHFNKMSYWARSKILRLQDAKEREKHVNKFIKIMKHLRKMNNYNSYLALLSALDSGPIRRLEWQKGITEEVRSFCALIDSSSSFRAYRQALAETNPPCIPYIGLVLQDLTFVHVGNQDYLSKGVINFSKRWQQYNIIVNMKRFKKCAYPFRRNERIIRFFDNFKDFMGEEEMWQISEKIKPRGRRPVNY, translated from the exons ACGGCAGCATCAGTTCTCCATCCACGCCCGGCACCTGTTCGGTCGGTGGAggcggctgcagcagcagcagcaacaatagcaTCAACAGTGGCGGCTACTCCACGGCGTGTACCCCGCCACCGGCAGCgcatcatcaacaacagcagcagcaccacaaccaccagcagcagcagcagcacccgcCACCATCAACACCTGGAAGTCGTGGTGGTGCAGGCGGAGTCCCACCACCGGCACCATTAAATCTCAGTGGCAGTGGCCAGAGCGGTTCATCGGGGCATAAGAACAGCCTCAAGGGCACCAAATTGGCGCGACGGGCCCGCTCCTTCAAGGACGACCTGATCGAAAAGATCTCCCTGATGCGGACCACGAACAATACGCTGGGGCGTTCCCATTCCCCGCATAGTCCGCGCACCAAGCACGGTGCCAAGCCGCCGCCCACCACCGAGGAGGTGCAACGATCCACCCAGACCCTGGAGACGCATGTCAAGGATATTTCCAATGCCCTCAAGCACTTTCGGGATGTAATACTCAAGAAGAAGCTGGAGGTGCTGCCGGGCAATGGGACGGTGATTCTGGAGACGATTGCCAGCATGTATTCGG TTATCCAAACCTACACGCTGAACGAGAACAGTGCCATTATGACCTCCGCCACGCAGCAGGTGTACCAGAGCCTGGGCAAACTGATCAAGCTATGCGACGAGGTGATGCTCTCCGAGGAGAGCGGCGAGTGCGCCTCTCTCAGCAATGAGAATGTGCGCGAGGTCATTGATCTCCTAGAAGATGCCGTAAGG AATCTGGTGACATTGGCCCAAGGCAAGCTGAAGGAGGATCAGTGCGCCTTCCGCTATAGTGGCTCTGGCCTGGGCAGCATAGGAGCTGCAGCAGAGATAATGGGAGCTGTCACGGCCTCATCGGGCGTCGGCGGAGGACCTGGAACTGGCATTGGTCTGGGCATGGCCAGCATGCGTGTCTCGGCAGCTGAATCAGCGGCAGTGGCACAGCGCACCTCCTTGCCGGACATTGGTCTAACGCCCAAGGAGCGCGACAGCCTGGAACAGTGCAATGTGAATCCCATGCGTGGCTCCCACAGCACGGAGAGCATTCTGCGCGATTCGAGTCCGCCGCCAAAGCCACCGTTACCCAATAGGGCTAGCAATCCGCCACCATTACCGCCAAAGCGACGCAGCCAGCCGGGTGCCCCGGGtactggaggaggaggaggaggaggagtgggTTCATCATCGACATCCACCTCCACCTCGAATCAGGCCAGTCCCCAGCCCTATGCCCAGTCGCACAACATCAGCCTCAACTCGGATCTGGACTGCAGCTCCAATATCTCGCTGCTGAACTATGGTGTGGATAG ACTCTCAGTGCGTTCCCGTTCGCCGGATGAGAACAGCCAGTGCTCATTTGACTCGGCGCTGAATCATtcacgcgaggaggaggatcaACTGCAGCTACAGCGGCAGGAGACATTGGAGAGCAAGCTGATCAGCCACAGTGAGTATAACCGCCATGAAACgccaacgacgacgacaacaacaacaacacccaCTCCCGTGGTGGTTACCCCAAACGAATCCCTTACGAAAACAGAAACTACAGAAGCTACCGAGGCAATAACATCGAATGCGAATGCTggcggagcaggagcaggagcagtcactgccgcagcagcagcagcagcacctactggtggtggtggtgttacAGGTGGTGGAGAAGCCAACACGGAGCTGCGCAAGGCGGCAGCAGCACTCACCAGCAATCGGCACTCCAATGAATCCG GTTTTGTGTCCATGAAGTCGTTTCGCACCTCCACGCAGAGCGTGTCCAAGCGCTCCTCGGACTACAGCAAGTCCTCCAGCAGCAATTCGGAGATTGCCTTTAGCATCAGCGAATCGACGGCGGCGACGGCAACTTTGGGGGAATACCAGCAGATAAGCCAGTCTGTGTCGCACAGCAGCCGGAGTtgtaccaccaccaccaccaccacaaccACTGGCTATGCCAGCAGCGGTGACCTAGAACAGATTCTGGACTCTGATCTGGCGCCGGCCCTGCCGCCAAAGAGCAATCAACGGGGTAGCCtagctgccgccgccgtcgtAACCGATGAACTGGATGAGGGTCAGTCCTCGTCTAGTGGCTGGGCCAGCCATCGGAGCAGTCAGTCGGAGGTGGCCGAGCTGAGGCAACTGtccccgcagcagcagcagcagcatctccaTCATgcccagcagctgcagcagtgGCAGTCCAAGCATCACAGCCTGATCGAGGGACCGCGCCTGCAGATGGCGGGGAGCGGTAGCTGCAGTGCTTTCGATCAGCGGCATCTCGAggagccgccgccgctgcccatGAAGAAGAAGCACA TTCTGGCCTACATGGAGATCTGCTCGGCCTCGACGCGCTCCATCGAGCAGCATCGCCACACGATGCACGCCTACAACCTCAGCCGCAACATCTCGCACAGCCAGACCATGAA CATCATGCCCATGAGCAAAGAGCTGTCGCCGGAGCTGGAGACACCGCCAGCACTGCCGCCCAAGAACTACAAGCAGCGCAAGGCCAACAGCCtggcagcaggaggaggatcttcctcctccgcctcgtcGAAGCCCATCATTCTGACCACTATGACTCCGCCGCCCAGTCCCAAGCCCATTATAGTGACCACAACGACCCCGCCACCCACACCTCCAGCCAGTCCCaagccaggagcagcagcagtaggagcaggtgcagcagccactggcagcagcagcgccgaGAATGGATCCACAGGCAGGCCGGATAGCCGGATGGCCACGGTCTGTGAGGAGCTCAGCGGCGAGGAGAGCCTGCCAGAGGGAATGCCCTGGTCTCCGGCGCTAGATGGCTATGGTTACTACTGTCACTCCCATCAGCTGCCCAACGAGGTGGACAATGTGGGTCAGATGCCAATGAATACGCCCCAGCTGCTAGACGAACAGGTGGTTGAGGAGGCCACCAGTGAGGTGGTAGCCGGCAATGAGGCTtccaaacagcagcagcagcaagaggCTGAGGCGGATCCAGAGGCGGTGGCAGCGGCGGAGCATGAGGAGATGCTGATCAATATGCTGGAGGAGGTCAACATCACACGGTACCTGATACTCAAGAAGAAGGACGAGGATGGACCGGAGGTGAAGGGTGGCTACATAGACGCCCTCATCGTGCATGCCAGCCGCGTGCAAAAGGTGGCCGACAATG CGTTCAGCGAGGCCTTCATCACCACCTTCCGCACCTTCATCCAGCCGATCGACGTGATCGAGAAGCTGACCCATCGCTACACATACTTCTTCTGTCAGGTGCAGGACAACAAGCAGAAGGCCGCCAAGGAGACCTTCTCGCTGCTGGTGCGCGTTGTCAACGATTTAAC GTCGACGGATCTCACCAGCCAGCTGCTGAGCCTGCTGGTGGAGTTTGTCTATCAACTGGTCTGCTCCGGCCAGCTGTACTTGGCCAAGCTGCTGCGCAACAAGTTCGTGGAGAAGGTGACCCTGTACAAGGAGCCCAGATTGCatggcggcggaggaggaggaggcggactCGAGCTGGAGCTGGGCGGTGGCGGCAGCTCTGCGGGAGTGAgtggaggcggcggcagcagcagcggcctgCTTGATCTCAAGTCGCTGGAGATAGCCGAGCAGATGACCCTGCTGGACGCCGAGCTGTTCCAGAGGATCGAGATACCCGAAGTATTACTATTTGCCAAAGATCAGTGCGAGGAGAAGTCGCCCAATCTCAACAAGTTCACCGAGCACTTCAACAAGATGTCCTACTGGGCGCGCTCCAAGATCCTGCGCTTGCAGGACGCCAAGGAGCGGGAGAAGCATGTGAACAAGTTCATCAAGATCATGAAGCATCTGCGCAAGATGAACAACTACAACTCGTATCTGGCGCTGCTCTCTGCGCTGGATTCGGGGCCCATAAGGAG ATTGGAGTGGCAGAAGGGCATCACGGAGGAGGTGCGCTCCTTTTGCGCCCTCATCGATTCCAGTTCCAGTTTTCGGGCCTACCGCCAGGCGCTGGCCGAAACCAATCCGCCCTGCATACCCTACAT TGGCCTCGTCCTTCAAGATCTGACGTTCGTGCATGTGGGCAACCAGGACTACCTGTCCAAGGGCGTCATCAACTTCTCCAAGCGCTGGCAGCAGTACAACATAATTGTCAACATGAAACGTTTTAAGAAATG TGCCTATCCATTTCGACGCAACGAGCGCATAATACGCTTCTTCGATAACTTCAAGGACTTTATGGGCGAGGAGGAGATGTGGCAGATATCCGAGAAGATCAAGCCCAGGGGACGGCGCCCCGTCAACTACTAA
- the C3G gene encoding guanine nucleotide-releasing factor 2 isoform X6, with translation MRVLNTELRLRFKNRKPRPFNRAASADDAMDMGPGSGMGIGVGDPAMPSSIDQRLNGATNMHGSISSPSTPGTCSVGGGGCSSSSNNSINSGGYSTACTPPPAAHHQQQQQHHNHQQQQQHPPPSTPGSRGGAGGVPPPAPLNLSGSGQSGSSGHKNSLKGTKLARRARSFKDDLIEKISLMRTTNNTLGRSHSPHSPRTKHGAKPPPTTEEVQRSTQTLETHVKDISNALKHFRDVILKKKLEVLPGNGTVILETIASMYSVIQTYTLNENSAIMTSATQQVYQSLGKLIKLCDEVMLSEESGECASLSNENVREVIDLLEDAVRNLVTLAQGKLKEDQCAFRYSGSGLGSIGAAAEIMGAVTASSGVGGGPGTGIGLGMASMRVSAAESAAVAQRTSLPDIGLTPKERDSLEQCNVNPMRGSHSTESILRDSSPPPKPPLPNRASNPPPLPPKRRSQPGAPGTGGGGGGGVGSSSTSTSTSNQASPQPYAQSHNISLNSDLDCSSNISLLNYGVDRLSVRSRSPDENSQCSFDSALNHSREEEDQLQLQRQETLESKLISHSFVSMKSFRTSTQSVSKRSSDYSKSSSSNSEIAFSISESTAATATLGEYQQISQSVSHSSRSCTTTTTTTTTGYASSGDLEQILDSDLAPALPPKSNQRGSLAAAAVVTDELDEGQSSSSGWASHRSSQSEVAELRQLSPQQQQQHLHHAQQLQQWQSKHHSLIEGPRLQMAGSGSCSAFDQRHLEEPPPLPMKKKHILAYMEICSASTRSIEQHRHTMHAYNLSRNISHSQTMNIMPMSKELSPELETPPALPPKNYKQRKANSLAAGGGSSSSASSKPIILTTMTPPPSPKPIIVTTTTPPPTPPASPKPGAAAVGAGAAATGSSSAENGSTGRPDSRMATVCEELSGEESLPEGMPWSPALDGYGYYCHSHQLPNEVDNVGQMPMNTPQLLDEQVVEEATSEVVAGNEASKQQQQQEAEADPEAVAAAEHEEMLINMLEEVNITRYLILKKKDEDGPEVKGGYIDALIVHASRVQKVADNAFSEAFITTFRTFIQPIDVIEKLTHRYTYFFCQVQDNKQKAAKETFSLLVRVVNDLTSTDLTSQLLSLLVEFVYQLVCSGQLYLAKLLRNKFVEKVTLYKEPRLHGGGGGGGGLELELGGGGSSAGVSGGGGSSSGLLDLKSLEIAEQMTLLDAELFQRIEIPEVLLFAKDQCEEKSPNLNKFTEHFNKMSYWARSKILRLQDAKEREKHVNKFIKIMKHLRKMNNYNSYLALLSALDSGPIRRLEWQKGITEEVRSFCALIDSSSSFRAYRQALAETNPPCIPYIGLVLQDLTFVHVGNQDYLSKGVINFSKRWQQYNIIVNMKRFKKCAYPFRRNERIIRFFDNFKDFMGEEEMWQISEKIKPRGRRPVNY, from the exons ACGGCAGCATCAGTTCTCCATCCACGCCCGGCACCTGTTCGGTCGGTGGAggcggctgcagcagcagcagcaacaatagcaTCAACAGTGGCGGCTACTCCACGGCGTGTACCCCGCCACCGGCAGCgcatcatcaacaacagcagcagcaccacaaccaccagcagcagcagcagcacccgcCACCATCAACACCTGGAAGTCGTGGTGGTGCAGGCGGAGTCCCACCACCGGCACCATTAAATCTCAGTGGCAGTGGCCAGAGCGGTTCATCGGGGCATAAGAACAGCCTCAAGGGCACCAAATTGGCGCGACGGGCCCGCTCCTTCAAGGACGACCTGATCGAAAAGATCTCCCTGATGCGGACCACGAACAATACGCTGGGGCGTTCCCATTCCCCGCATAGTCCGCGCACCAAGCACGGTGCCAAGCCGCCGCCCACCACCGAGGAGGTGCAACGATCCACCCAGACCCTGGAGACGCATGTCAAGGATATTTCCAATGCCCTCAAGCACTTTCGGGATGTAATACTCAAGAAGAAGCTGGAGGTGCTGCCGGGCAATGGGACGGTGATTCTGGAGACGATTGCCAGCATGTATTCGG TTATCCAAACCTACACGCTGAACGAGAACAGTGCCATTATGACCTCCGCCACGCAGCAGGTGTACCAGAGCCTGGGCAAACTGATCAAGCTATGCGACGAGGTGATGCTCTCCGAGGAGAGCGGCGAGTGCGCCTCTCTCAGCAATGAGAATGTGCGCGAGGTCATTGATCTCCTAGAAGATGCCGTAAGG AATCTGGTGACATTGGCCCAAGGCAAGCTGAAGGAGGATCAGTGCGCCTTCCGCTATAGTGGCTCTGGCCTGGGCAGCATAGGAGCTGCAGCAGAGATAATGGGAGCTGTCACGGCCTCATCGGGCGTCGGCGGAGGACCTGGAACTGGCATTGGTCTGGGCATGGCCAGCATGCGTGTCTCGGCAGCTGAATCAGCGGCAGTGGCACAGCGCACCTCCTTGCCGGACATTGGTCTAACGCCCAAGGAGCGCGACAGCCTGGAACAGTGCAATGTGAATCCCATGCGTGGCTCCCACAGCACGGAGAGCATTCTGCGCGATTCGAGTCCGCCGCCAAAGCCACCGTTACCCAATAGGGCTAGCAATCCGCCACCATTACCGCCAAAGCGACGCAGCCAGCCGGGTGCCCCGGGtactggaggaggaggaggaggaggagtgggTTCATCATCGACATCCACCTCCACCTCGAATCAGGCCAGTCCCCAGCCCTATGCCCAGTCGCACAACATCAGCCTCAACTCGGATCTGGACTGCAGCTCCAATATCTCGCTGCTGAACTATGGTGTGGATAG ACTCTCAGTGCGTTCCCGTTCGCCGGATGAGAACAGCCAGTGCTCATTTGACTCGGCGCTGAATCATtcacgcgaggaggaggatcaACTGCAGCTACAGCGGCAGGAGACATTGGAGAGCAAGCTGATCAGCCACA GTTTTGTGTCCATGAAGTCGTTTCGCACCTCCACGCAGAGCGTGTCCAAGCGCTCCTCGGACTACAGCAAGTCCTCCAGCAGCAATTCGGAGATTGCCTTTAGCATCAGCGAATCGACGGCGGCGACGGCAACTTTGGGGGAATACCAGCAGATAAGCCAGTCTGTGTCGCACAGCAGCCGGAGTtgtaccaccaccaccaccaccacaaccACTGGCTATGCCAGCAGCGGTGACCTAGAACAGATTCTGGACTCTGATCTGGCGCCGGCCCTGCCGCCAAAGAGCAATCAACGGGGTAGCCtagctgccgccgccgtcgtAACCGATGAACTGGATGAGGGTCAGTCCTCGTCTAGTGGCTGGGCCAGCCATCGGAGCAGTCAGTCGGAGGTGGCCGAGCTGAGGCAACTGtccccgcagcagcagcagcagcatctccaTCATgcccagcagctgcagcagtgGCAGTCCAAGCATCACAGCCTGATCGAGGGACCGCGCCTGCAGATGGCGGGGAGCGGTAGCTGCAGTGCTTTCGATCAGCGGCATCTCGAggagccgccgccgctgcccatGAAGAAGAAGCACA TTCTGGCCTACATGGAGATCTGCTCGGCCTCGACGCGCTCCATCGAGCAGCATCGCCACACGATGCACGCCTACAACCTCAGCCGCAACATCTCGCACAGCCAGACCATGAA CATCATGCCCATGAGCAAAGAGCTGTCGCCGGAGCTGGAGACACCGCCAGCACTGCCGCCCAAGAACTACAAGCAGCGCAAGGCCAACAGCCtggcagcaggaggaggatcttcctcctccgcctcgtcGAAGCCCATCATTCTGACCACTATGACTCCGCCGCCCAGTCCCAAGCCCATTATAGTGACCACAACGACCCCGCCACCCACACCTCCAGCCAGTCCCaagccaggagcagcagcagtaggagcaggtgcagcagccactggcagcagcagcgccgaGAATGGATCCACAGGCAGGCCGGATAGCCGGATGGCCACGGTCTGTGAGGAGCTCAGCGGCGAGGAGAGCCTGCCAGAGGGAATGCCCTGGTCTCCGGCGCTAGATGGCTATGGTTACTACTGTCACTCCCATCAGCTGCCCAACGAGGTGGACAATGTGGGTCAGATGCCAATGAATACGCCCCAGCTGCTAGACGAACAGGTGGTTGAGGAGGCCACCAGTGAGGTGGTAGCCGGCAATGAGGCTtccaaacagcagcagcagcaagaggCTGAGGCGGATCCAGAGGCGGTGGCAGCGGCGGAGCATGAGGAGATGCTGATCAATATGCTGGAGGAGGTCAACATCACACGGTACCTGATACTCAAGAAGAAGGACGAGGATGGACCGGAGGTGAAGGGTGGCTACATAGACGCCCTCATCGTGCATGCCAGCCGCGTGCAAAAGGTGGCCGACAATG CGTTCAGCGAGGCCTTCATCACCACCTTCCGCACCTTCATCCAGCCGATCGACGTGATCGAGAAGCTGACCCATCGCTACACATACTTCTTCTGTCAGGTGCAGGACAACAAGCAGAAGGCCGCCAAGGAGACCTTCTCGCTGCTGGTGCGCGTTGTCAACGATTTAAC GTCGACGGATCTCACCAGCCAGCTGCTGAGCCTGCTGGTGGAGTTTGTCTATCAACTGGTCTGCTCCGGCCAGCTGTACTTGGCCAAGCTGCTGCGCAACAAGTTCGTGGAGAAGGTGACCCTGTACAAGGAGCCCAGATTGCatggcggcggaggaggaggaggcggactCGAGCTGGAGCTGGGCGGTGGCGGCAGCTCTGCGGGAGTGAgtggaggcggcggcagcagcagcggcctgCTTGATCTCAAGTCGCTGGAGATAGCCGAGCAGATGACCCTGCTGGACGCCGAGCTGTTCCAGAGGATCGAGATACCCGAAGTATTACTATTTGCCAAAGATCAGTGCGAGGAGAAGTCGCCCAATCTCAACAAGTTCACCGAGCACTTCAACAAGATGTCCTACTGGGCGCGCTCCAAGATCCTGCGCTTGCAGGACGCCAAGGAGCGGGAGAAGCATGTGAACAAGTTCATCAAGATCATGAAGCATCTGCGCAAGATGAACAACTACAACTCGTATCTGGCGCTGCTCTCTGCGCTGGATTCGGGGCCCATAAGGAG ATTGGAGTGGCAGAAGGGCATCACGGAGGAGGTGCGCTCCTTTTGCGCCCTCATCGATTCCAGTTCCAGTTTTCGGGCCTACCGCCAGGCGCTGGCCGAAACCAATCCGCCCTGCATACCCTACAT TGGCCTCGTCCTTCAAGATCTGACGTTCGTGCATGTGGGCAACCAGGACTACCTGTCCAAGGGCGTCATCAACTTCTCCAAGCGCTGGCAGCAGTACAACATAATTGTCAACATGAAACGTTTTAAGAAATG TGCCTATCCATTTCGACGCAACGAGCGCATAATACGCTTCTTCGATAACTTCAAGGACTTTATGGGCGAGGAGGAGATGTGGCAGATATCCGAGAAGATCAAGCCCAGGGGACGGCGCCCCGTCAACTACTAA